The following proteins come from a genomic window of Daphnia carinata strain CSIRO-1 chromosome 6, CSIRO_AGI_Dcar_HiC_V3, whole genome shotgun sequence:
- the LOC130694181 gene encoding death-associated protein kinase 1-like, whose amino-acid sequence MWEYDPNKRMPSKEGDVQLHSIKDELTGKEKELLELCGRDSRSDLTGKIKELIQFGINLNAKDNNGMNALHLLCRYYSNPKLTDAIQLVVKSGIDVNARDNDGMNAIHYLCQYQSSQNLIDAIQILIQLGIDANAKSNDGSNVLHYLCRDNSNPNLLDAFEILTEYGVDAKAKDKDGWNANYYLYNNDKKVMKIWFDRENPIGEGSFGMVCKGKFGGREVAVKRVEMRHVDKIEEEAMLKLDHPNIVKLLHCEKDQDFMYYALELCNASLDQVFLNSDDPKKYKGPMPRQIEVFHQLATGLAYIHSKNLIHRDIKPNNVLIKRSPGQDEKTIIKLADFGLAKKVTERGSYSWTGREGTRNWYAPEVLHLFLNKNKKKEDEEAEKKRGTVKSDVFVLGLVFGYLFLEGEHLFGSSEKEIHDNIIGGRAVNMKNIDAELRKYYEEDLLTKMLENDSVKRISSKEVVEQLESITEKLTEKAKEFRQLCARGSLSDLKGIANDFIRIGIDMNAKGIYGRNALHHLCKLKSSPNLIDAIQLLIQLGIDVNAKDSLFKMNALHHLCESNSSPNLIDAVQLLIPLGIHVNAKDRWGKNALHHLCKSNSSPNLIDAIQLLIQKGIDVNAKGEWGQNALHYLCEFNSSPNLIDAIQLLIQLGIDVNAKNIMQRNALHHLCEFNSSPNLIDAMKLLIQLGIDVNAKGFMGENALHYLCEFNSSPNLIDAMKLLIQLGIDVNAKGDRGKNALHYLCEFNSIPNLINAIQLLIQLGIDVNAKDKDGRNARSYLRYNDKISNKDEILKLLDEALVV is encoded by the exons ATGTGGGAATACGACCCCAATAAAAGAATGCCATCGAAAGAAGGAGACGTTCAATTACATTCCATCAAGGATGAG ctcactggaaaagaaaaagaattgcttgaattgtgtggGCGTGATTCGCGATCGGATCTAAcgggaaaaatcaaagaattaATTCAGTTCGGAATTAAcctgaacgcaaaggacaacaacggaatgaatgcgctccatcttttATGTCGTTactattcaaacccaaaattaaCCGACGCAATTCAACTCGTGGTCAAAAGtggaatcgacgtgaatgcaagggacaatgatggaatgaatgccattcattACTTGTGTCAATATCAATCAAGCCAAAACTTAATCGacgcaattcaaattttaattcaactgGGAATCGATGCGAACGCAAAAAGCAACGATGGATCAAATGTGCTCCATTATTTATGTCGAGACAATTCAAACCCAAATTTACTCGAcgcatttgaaattttgactGAATACGGTGTGGATGCGAAGGCAAAAGACaaagatggatggaatgcgaaCTATTATTTGTATAATAATGATAAGAAGgtaatgaaaatttggttcgaccgCGAAAACCCAATAGGGGAAGGTAGCTTTGGTATGGTATGCAAAGGGAAGTTCGGAGGTCGTGAAGTAGCagtaaaaagagttgaaatgcGACACGTGgacaaaatagaagaagaagctatGCTTAAGTTAGATCAcccaaacatcgtcaaacttctTCACTGTGAAAAGGACCAAGATTTTAT GTACTACGCATTGGAATTATGTAACGCTTCCTTAGATCAAGTTTTCCTGAATTCGGAtgatcccaaaaaatacaaaggaccTATGCCACGTCAAATCGAGGTTTTCCACCAATTAGCTACAGGCCTGgcatacatccattcaaagaaTTTAATTCATCGAGACATTAAGCCGAACAACGTTCTAATTAAGCGATCTCCAGGCCAAGATGAAAAGACAATAATCAAATTGGCTGATTTTGGGCTGGCAAAAAAGGTTACTGAACGGGGGTCATATTCATGGACTGGAAGGGAAGGAACCAGAAACTGGTACGCCCCGGAGGTGTTACACTTATtcttgaacaaaaataaaaaaaaagaggatgaagaggcagaaaagaaaagaggcacAGTAAAGAGCGATGTGTTTGTCCTCGGCCTCGTTTTCGGATATCTTTTCTTGGAGGGAGAACATCTGTTCGGttcaagcgaaaaagaaattcatgatAACATAATTGGAGGACGTGCGGTGAATATGAAGA ATATTGATGCCGAATTGCGCAAATATTATGAGGAAGACTTACTAACGAAGATGTTGGAAAACGATTCGGTAAAAAGAATAAGTTCGAAAGAAGTCGTCGAACAACTGGAATCCATCACGGAAaag CTGactgaaaaagcaaaagaatttcGACAACTTTGTGCTCGTGGCTCTTTGTCTGATCTAAAAGGAATAGCCAACGACTTCATTCGCATTGGAATCGATATGAATGCAAAGGGCATTtatggaaggaatgcgcttcatcatttgtgtaaattaaagtcaagcccaaatttaattgacgccattcaactcttaatccaactgggaattgatgtgaatgcaaaggactctcttttcaaaatgaatgcgctccatcatttgtgtgaatcaaattcaagcccaaatttaattgacgccgttcaactcttaatcccactgggaattcatgtcaatgcaaaggacagatggggaaagaatgcgcttcatcatttgtgtaaatcaaattcaagcccaaatttaattgacgccattcaactcttaatccaaaaGGGAATTGATGTCAATGCAAAGGGCGAATGGGGACAGAATGCGCtgcattatttgtgtgaattcaattcaagcccaaatttaattgacgccattcaactcttaatccaactgggaattgatgtgaatgcaaagaacATTATGCAaaggaatgcgcttcatcatttgtgtgaattcaattcaagcccaaatttaattgacgccatgaaactcttaatccaactgggaattgatgtgaacgcaaagggCTTCATGGGAGAGAATGCGCtgcattatttgtgtgaattcaattcaagcccaaatttaattgacgccatgaaactcttaatccaactgggaattgatgtgaacgcaaagggCGACAGG